The genomic stretch GCGCTGGTCCCAGGCTGCCCGGCCGATTCAGGACCGCGGCGACAATCCCCGTCTCACCAAGCGCCATCCATGTGCCGCCGGCGCTACGGTCGCGCCCGCCAAACACGCCCGGATGGTCCGGCCAATGCGGTGCGGGCGGGTCCCAGGCGCGGTCCAGGCGTTCATCGCGGTTGGCTGCGATCAGGAGCGGCCAGGGATGCCCTGGCCGCCGCAGGAGGATGACGGTGCACATCGCTGACCACGCTGTGCCAGCCGGGGTGGGACGGCAAGCGGGCGTACGGTCAGAACCGGAAGTTCAGCGATACGCCCGGACGTCCGTAGTACACCGGCGGCGGCGCGTAATAGACTGGCGGGGGCGCGTAATACACGCGCGGCGGGGGCGCGTAGTACACGCGCGGCGGCGGGGCATAGTAGTAGCGGGGCGGCGGCGGCCCGTAGTAGGCGCGCGGCGGCGGCCCCCACCCACGGCCCGGATGGCCGCGCCAGCCATCGCCGGCCTGCGCCAGGGACGGCACCGCAAGGGCGCCCAGGGCCGCGAGCGCGGCAGTGAATCCGATGGTCCGGAGTTTGGTCATTTTCCCGGTCCTCCTCATGAACTGGACGTTAACCGCGGCCTGAGGCGGAATCACGGCGGCAGTGCCGCATCACGGCCATGTGTCAGGCGGCACCGAACACCCGGGCGAAGACCGTGTCGACGTGCCGGAAGTCCCGTTGCGGGTCCATCGCGGCGTCGATCGCGCCGGCGTCGAGCCAGCGCGTGACCTCGGAATCGGCCAGCAGATTGGCGCGGAAGTCCCGCCCGCCGGGAGACCCCAGCGCCTGCCAGGTCGCCATCGCCGCGCGCTGCACCGCGGCATAGGCATCCTCGCGGCTCATGCCAGCCTGCGTGAGGGCCAGCAGCACTTTCTGGCTGTGCACCACGCCGCCCAGCGCATCGAGGTTCGCCTGCATGCGCTGCGGATAGATGGTGAGCTTTTCCATCATGCCCGCGAGGCGCATCAGGGCGAAATCCAGCGCGATGGTCGCGTCGGGCGCTATCACGCGCTCGACGCTCGAATGGCTGATGTCACGTTCGTGCCACAGCGCAACGTTCTCGAGCGCCGGCGTGACGTAGCCGCGCACCAGGCGGGCCAGGCCGGTCAGATTCTCGCTCAGCACCGGGTTGCGCTTGTGCGGCATGGCGCTGCTCCCCTTCTGGCCGGGGTGGAAGAACTCCTCCGCCTCGCGCACCTCGCTGCGCTGCAGGTGGCGGACTTCCGTGGCCAGGCGCTCGATCGCGCTCGCCACGATCGCCAGCGCGCAGAAGAAGGCGGCGTGGCGGTCGCGCGGGATGACCTGCGTGCTGACCGGTTCAACCGACAGGCCGAGCCGTTCCGCCACGAAGGCCTCGACGCGCGGATCGACGCTCGCGAAGGTGCCGACGGGGCCGCTGATGGCGCAGGTCGCGACCTCGGCGCGCGCAGCGACCAGGCGTTCGCGGCCGCGGGCGAATTCGGCGTAGTGGCCCGCCAGCTTCAGCCCGAAGGTGGTGGGTTCGGCATGGATGCCGTGGCTGCGCCCGACCGTCGGCGTCATGCGGTGTTCCATGGCGCGCATACGCAGCGCGGCGAGCACCGCGTCGATATCCGCAATCAACAGGTCGGCCGCGCGCGTCATCTGCACCGCGAGGCAGGTGTCGAGCACGTCGGAGCTCGTCATGCCCTGGTGCATGAAGCGCGCGTTCTCTCCGATGCCTTCGGCCATGAAGGTCAGGAAGGCGATCACGTCGTGGCGCGTGACGCGCTCGATCTCGTCGATACGTGCGACCTCTGCCTCGCCGATCGCGGCGGCGCGCGGCGCGCCGCGATCGCGGATGTCCTGCGCGGCCTGTTGCGGAATGGTGCCAAGCCCGGCCATCGCCTCGGCTGCAAGCGCCTCGATCTCGAACCAGATGCGATAGCGCGCGGCGGGGGACCAGATGGCTTCCATCTGCGGGCGGGAATAACGCGGGACCATGGATCGCGGGCTCCGGACGTGCGGTGCCACGGTGTGGCGCGCCGGGGCCCGGGGCGCAAGGCGCTGCCGGCGGACCGGGCAGGGTTGCAGCGGGTGGCAAGGGTCGGTATTGCGGTTTGTACACGTAACGCAAAACGACCGCCGGGGGCGTCAGCGAAATGATGGAAATGATGCCCGAGTGGTTCCAGCCACTCATCATGGTGCTGTTCATCGACGTGGTGCTGGCGGGTGACAACGCCATCGTCGTCGGTATGGCCGCGGCCGGCCTGCCGGCGGACCAGCGCAAGAAGGCGATCTTCTGGGGCATCATCGCCGCGACGGTCATGCGCATCGCCTTCGCGTCGATCACGGTGCAGCTGCTGTCGATCGTCGGCATCGTGCTGGCCGGTGGCGTGCTGCTGCTGTGGGTGTGCTGGAAGATGTACCGCGAACTGCGCGATGGCGGCGGCCACAGCCACGATGCGACGGAACAGACCGAGGGGGTCGAGGCGCTGGACGGCGAGTCCACGCCAGGCGTTCCACGCAAGACCCTGCGCCAGGCGATCACGCAGATCCTGGTCGCCGACATCTCCATGAGCCTCGACAACGTGCTGGCCGTGGCCGGTGCCGCGAAGGACCATCCCTACATCCTCATCATCGGCCTCGCGGTGTCGGTCGTGCTGATGGGTGTCGCCGCCACGCTGATCGCCCGGCTGCTCGACAAGCATCGCTGGATTGCCTGGATCGGCCTGCTGGTCATCCTGTATGTGGCATTCCAGATGATCTACGAGGGCACGCATCAGGTCGCGACCGCGGTGCCGGAGGCCTATGCCTACTTGTTCCTGCCGCTGGGCTTCCTGGTGCCGACGATCGCGGGCGTGTTCCCCGTCTGGCTCTGGGTGGGTGCCACCCTGATGCAGATGGTCATCTACACGACGGTGATCACCGCCGTGGCGGGGGCAGTCCGCGACTTCCTGCGACCAGCGCGTGCCTGACGCGCACCCCTGGCGGCGGCCCAGGCCCAACATGGCCCAGCCCGCCGCCAGCCCTGGTCATGCGCAGCCGCGCGCCGGTTGGCGGCGCGCCGTCGTGGCGGGAGGGGCGCTGCTCGCGCTCGGCGCTTGTGCTGCCCTCGATGAATCGCAGCGCCCGTCGCTCGAGGCGATCGGGGCGCGAATGCCCAACGAGATTGCCGGCTTCCAGCGCGGCGAAAGCCCGCAGCGCAGCACCGAGGTCCTGACACTCGATTACGCGACGCCGAGCCGGGCCGCGGTCGCGACAGTGCTGGTCTATGCCACCGGCGGCCGGTCGGTGCCCTCGGACCCATCCTCGCCGGAGATCGACCGCGAAGTGACCTCGGCCGTGATGGAAGTGACGGAGGCGCCACAGGGGCGCACGGGACGTCGCCTGACCGAGCGCAATCGCTTCACCATCGCGGATCCGGGCCTGCGCTGCGCGGTCATGGAGGGCGCTTTCGGCCGTGCCCCCGTCACCCGGCATGTCTGCGTGGGCGCGGCACAGGGGCGGATCGTGAAGGTGCAGGTCACCATGGCCACCGCGCGCGTGCCGGCCGCCGATGCTACGGCCTTTGCCGCCCAAGCGCTGCGGGCGGTCCGCGGCGGCTGAACCCTGCGGCCGGCGGTCAGCGCAGGCAGCGCAGGAACAGCGTGGATGCGTGCGCCAGCTCGCCGATTTCGGCGGCGGTGCGCATCGTGCCGGTTTCCTCAAGTTGCGGCTGCACGCCGTGCTCACGCATGAAGTCCACCGCCTCGGTGTGCTTCACGGCGAAGTTCACGTTCTGCGGGATGTCGCCGGTCGCCTGCGCGATCCGCTGGGCATTGAGCTTCGACACGATCACGCCCACCACATGCCCGCGCAGGTCGAGCAGCGGCCCGCCCGAATTGCCCTGCTGCACCGGCGCGCTGATCTGGATCTGCCGCGCGTTGTCACCGAGCCCGGCCAGCGCCGAGACATCGCCCGTGGTCAGTGTGGGGCCCGAGGAGAGCAGCCCGGCGAGCGGAAAGCCGTAGGTCACCACGGATTCACCGCGACGCATCTCGGCGGCACGGCGGAAGGGCAGCACCGGGCCGGCATCCGCATCGGTGCGCAGCAACGCCAGGTCGCGCTGGGTGTCCGCGGCGATCACGGTCGCTGCAATCTCCTGGCCGCCGGGCAGGCGCGCCGTCATGGCGGTGCAGCCATCGACCACGTGTTGGTTCGTCATGATCTGGCGCGGCGCCACCACGAAGCCGGTGCCCGAGGACACCTGGCGCCGCTGCGCCGGCGGCGCGCCGCCCTGGCCCGGTGCGGCAGCTTGGCCGGGACCTGTCGCGCCGAGCGGCGGGGGCTTGTTGCGCGGCAGCGCGGCCATCTGGCCCGGCGGGGGCTGCTGCGGCTGCCCGAAGCCCGGCCCCGGCAGGCCGAATCCCGGCTGCGGCAGGCCAGGTCCGGGCTGGCCGAAGGCGGGCGGCCGCGCCGGTCCGCCAAGCGGCGGCGGCTTGTCGCGCGGCAACGCGACCTGCGGGCCCGGACGCTGCAACTGCGGCGCGGGCTGCTGGGGCGGCGGAAGATTGCCGAGCGAGCCCGAGGGCTTCTGCGCGGCGACCGGCACCGCTGCGAGCAGCGAGGCCAGCGCAATGGCAAGGGGCGTTGAACGCATGCCGCAAGGGTGACGGCACGCCGGCCCTGCGGTCAACGGCTGCCGCGTGCCCCGGCAGCAGTCGTCGCGAAGCAGTTCACAGCAGGCCTTCGCGCCGGAAGGACAAATGCCGCCCGTTGCCCACCACCAGATGGTCGTGCAGCACGATGCCGAGGCTGCCGGCGGCGGCCTTGATCTCCTGCGTCATGTCGAGGTCGGCGCGCGACGGCGTGGGGTCGCCCGAGGGGTGGTTGTGCACCAGGATCAGCGCGGTCGCCTGCAATTCCAGCGCGCGCTTGACCACCTCGCGCGGGTAGACCGGCGTGTGGTTGACCGTGCCGCGGGCCTGCGCCTCGTCGGCGATCAGCCTGTTGCGTGTGTCGAGGAACAGCACGCGGAACTGCTCGACCCTTTCGCGCGTGAGCGCCGCGGTCAGGTATTCGAGCAACCGGTCCCAGTTGTTCAGCACCGGACGGTCCATGACCTCTGCGCGAACCAGGCGCAATGCGGCGGCCTGCACGGTGCGCAGCGCGGCGGCGCCGGCTTCGCCCAGGCCCTCGACCTCCCGCAATTCATGCAGCGGCGCGGCGATGGCGTTGGCGAAGGAGCCGAAGCGGGCGAGCAGCGCGCGGGCGATCGGCTTGGTGTCGCGCCGCGGCAGGGCGAGGAACAGCACCATCTCGAGCAGTTCGTGGTCGAGCAGCGCGTCGGGCCCGGCGCCGAGCAGCTTTTCGCGCATGCGGGCGCGATGTCCGAGATGCCCGGGGACTTCCTCCGGCGGGTCCATCATGGTCAGAAGGCCGGGCATTGCCTCGGCCAGTCCGGGTTTCCTGCGCATGCGCCTCGCTGCCGGCGAGAGGCGCCGGACGCGATGGAGCGTAGAGAAAATCTACCGGAAGTAGAAGCGCCGTCTCAGCCGGCGGTGTAGGGGCGGTGCAGGCCGGCGGGCGAGAGGGTGAAGATTTCCACGCCGGTTTCGGTCACGCCGATCATGTGTTCGAACTGCGCTGAAAGCGAGCGGTCGCGCGTCACGGCGGTCCAGCCGTCATCGAGGATCTTCACCTCGGGCCGGCCGGCATTCACCATGGGTTCGACGGTGAAGAACATGCCCGCGCGCAGCTTCGGGCCTTCGCCGGGGCGGCCGAAATGCAGGACATTGGGCGGCGCATGGAAGTGCCGCCCGATGCCATGGCCGCAGAAGTCCCGCACCACCGAGAAGCGGTGCCGCTCGACCAGCACCTGGATGGCGTGGCCGATGTCACCCAGCGTCGCCCCCGGCTTGATGGCGGCGATACCTTTCATCATGGCCTCGTAGGTCACGTCCATCAGCAGCCGCGCCTTGGTCGACGGCGTGCCGGCCACGAACATGCGCGAGGTGTCGCCGTACCAGCCATCGAGGATGGCGGTGACGTCGATGTTGACGATGTCGCCGTCGGCCAGGACGCGGTCGCCCGGGATGCCGTGGCAGACCACATGGTTGACCGAGGTGCAGGAGGATTTGGTGTAGCCGCGGTAGCCGAGCGTGGCCGGCACTGCGCCATGCGCGACCATGAAGTCGTGGCAGAGCTGGTCGATCTCTCCGGTCGTGACGCCCGGGCGGACGTGCTCCGCGATCATGTCGAGCGTCAGCGCCGCCAGGCGGCCAGCCTTGCGCATGCCCTCGAAGTCGGCGGGGCCGTGGATGGTGATGCGGCGGGAGTCGCCGCCTTGCTGCTCCATAGGTCGGATCCGGATCGCGGCGAGAGGTGAGGCCGGAAGATGCGCGCTGGCCCCCCCGGTTGCAAGCGTCAGGGCCGCGATCCGGCCTTGTCCCCGGCGCGATGCTCGACGGTGCCGAGCGCATCCGCCAGCCGCGCGGTCGCGCTGCCCGGGCGCGCGGGCTTCGACTGCGTGCTGGCGGGCCCCCAGCCGGTGAGCATGAGCAGGCGCAGCGTGGCGGGCGCATCGGCGCCGAGGCGTGCAGCCGCCATGGGGAACAGCGCGCGGGGCGGGATGCGCCCGTCGCGTGCCAGAACCGCATTGCCTTCGCCGGCCGCGCGCAGGTCGGCCAGCAGGGCGAAAGGGCTGCGGTAGCGCAGGTCGATGGCCTCGGCATCCGCGACCGGCAGGGCGAAGCCGGCCCGCTGCAGCAGCCCCGCGCCATCGCGCAGATCGGGGAAGGGGGAGACGCGCGGGGAAAGGCCGCCGCGCAGGTCCAGTTCGGCCTCGGCCAAGGCGCCGCGCAGTTCGTGCAGCGTCGGCAGGCCGGGCAGGGCGGCGAGGAACAGCCCGTCACGGGCCAGCGCACGCCGGATCTGCACCAGCGCGCCAGGCAGGTCGTTCACCCAATGCAGCGAGAGACAGGCGACCACCAGGTCGAAGCTGCCCTCGCTGAAAGGCAGCCATTCCTCGTCGGCGGCGACCGGCAGGCCGCCCGCACCCGACGCCATGCGGGCCGAGAGGTCGGCGGAGACGACGAAGGGAATGCCGCGCGCGGCCAGGCGCGGCGCCACCACGCCGCGTCCCCCCAGGTCGAGCGCGCGGGTGAAGCGGTGCGTCGTGTCGTCCAGCCGGTCGAGCAGGCGGTCGGCGGCCTCGCCCAGGATCGGTTCGACGCGCTGCACGGTGGCGGCGGCGCGGTCGCGCCGGCGTCGGACCAGGGCGCGGTCGAAGACCTGGGCGGGATCGCTCATGGCGGGTCAGATGCGCCCGGCAGGGGGCTGGGGCAAGCCGCTTTGGCCGCGCGGGCGGAACGGACTAGCCTGCGCGCCACCGAACAAAGAAACGGAACGAGGACCGCCATGGCGAAGCAGATCGACGCCGCCACCCTGAAACGCCTGATCGGGGAGGGGCGGGAACGCGCCATCCTCGATGCGCGGGAGGAAGGGGAGTTCGGCGGGTCGCACTTGTTCTGGGCGATCCCGTGCCCGCTGTCGAAGATGGAGTTCCGCGCCCGCCTGCTGCTGCCGCGGCGTGAGACTCCGGTGGTCTGCGTCGATGGCGGGGAGGGGTATGCGGCGCGGCTCGCGGCATATCTGGAAGGGATCGGCTGCACAGATGTCGCGGTGCTCGAGGGCGGCACGCCGGGCTGGGCGGCCGCGGGGTATGTCGTGTTTTCGGGCGTGAACGTGCCATCCAAGGCCTTCGGGGAATGGGTGGAGCACCGCTACGAAACGCCGTCGGTCGATCCTGGCGAACTGAAGGCGATGATGGACAGCGGCCTCGATATGGTGGTGCTGGACAGCCGCCCGATCGACGAGTTCCGCCGCATGACCATCCCGACCGCGGTCAACGTGCCGGGCGGCGAGCTGGTGTACCGGATCGGCGAATTCGTGACGCGGCCCGAGACCACCATCGTCGTGAACTGCGCCGGGCGCACGCGGTCTATCCTGGGTGCGGAATCGCTGCGCAGCGCGGGCGTGCCGAACAAGGTGGTGGCGCTGCGCAACGGCACGATGGGCTGGGAACTGGCGGGCTTCACCTGCGACCGCGGCCGCACCGACCGCTACCCGGAGCGCGACCCGGCCGGCCTGAAGGACGCCTTCGCCCGCGCCGACCGGTTCGCCCGCAAGCACGGCGTGAGCTTCGCGACACGCGCGGAGTTCGAGGCGATGCGCGCCGATGGGTCGCGCACGACCTACTTGCTGGATGTGCGCGACCCCGCCGAATTCGCGGCGGGGCACATGATCGGCAGCCGTTCGGCACCGGGTGGACAGCTGGTGCAGGCGACCGACCAGTGGGTCGCGGTGCGCGGCGCGCGGATCGTGCTGGTCGACGATACCGGCGTGCGCGCCCGCATGACCGGCGGCTGGCTGCGCCAACTCGGCGGATGGGAGGTGGTGGTGCTGACGGATGGGCTGTCGGGCCGCCGGGAGGAAGGCGCGTGGGCGACCGAATGCCCCGAGGCGAAGGCGATCCAGGTGCCGCACATCAGCCCGGCGGAACTGGCGGCGCTGGCCGCCGAGGGTGCGGCGCAGGTGGTGGACCTAGCGCGGTCGATCGACTTCCGCGACGGGCATGTGCCGGGCGCGCTGTGGGGCATCCGCACGCGGCTCGACCGCTTGGCGCCGCGGCTGACAGGCGACCGCCAGGTGGTGGTGGCCGCGCCCGAGGACGCGCAGGCCCGCCTGGCCGCCGCGGAACTGCGCGGCTTCGCCCGCGCGCCCGTGAAGGTGCTGGCCGGCGGCACTCGCGCCTGGAAGGAGGCGGGCTTCCCCATGGCCGCCGACCGCCGCAACCCCGAGGATGCCGACTGCGTCGACTTCTACCTTCGTCCCTACGACCGTAACGAGGGCGTCGAGGAAGCCATGCACGCCTACCTCTCCTGGGAAATCGACCTGGTGCACGAGGTGGCAAAGGACGGCGACGCGCCGTTCGGTGCCTGGCCGTGACCCGCGCGTGACCGCGCTGCGGCGGCTGCAGGGCGGGCTGCGCCGGGCTTCCGGGCGCGTGCTCGACGTGCTGCTGCCGCCGCGCTGCCTCGCCTGCGAGGGGGAGGTGGCAGAGCAGGGGACGCTGTGTGCCGCCTGCTTCACCGGCCTCTCGCCGATCACCGCCCCCTTCTGCGCCCATTGCGGCGTGCCCTTCACCCATGCCGAGCGTGCGGTGCTATGCCCGCGCTGCGAGGTGCGGCCGCCCGCCTTCGCCACCGCCCGCGCCGCGCTGCGCTACGATGCCGGGGCGAAGAAGCTGATCCTGCCCTTCAAGCATGCGGACCGGACCGACCTAGCCTGGCCGCTGGCCCGGCAGATGGCGCGGGCGGGCGCGGAATTGCTGGCGCGGGCCGATCTCGTCGTGCCGGTGCCGGCGCATTGGCGGCGGCTGCTCGGGCGGCGTTACGATCAGGCGGCGCTGCTGGCGCGCGCGCTCGGGCGGATCGCGGACCGCCCCGTGGCGCCCGACCTGCTGCGCCGCGCCCGCCGCACGCCACCGCTGGCCGACAAGGGCGCTGCCGAGCGCGCTGTCACGGTGCAGGGCGCCTTCGCGCTGGCACGGGACGGCGCGGCACGGGTGCACGGGCGGCGGGTGTTGCTGGTGGATGATGTGGTGACCTCCGGCGCCACCGCCGAGGCCTGCGCGCTCGTCCTGCTGGAGGCCGGGGCCGTGGCGGTCGAGGTGCTGGCCGCGGCGCGGGTGCCGGACCCCCGGCTTCGCGACGCGTAGCAGGCGGCGGCACCTCGCCCCCGCCCGCTTGACCGTGGCGTGCGCCATGCCACCTTCTCGGTATGGCCAAAGTCGAGATCTTCACCACCGATTTCTGCCCCTATTGCGCGCGCGCCAAGGCGCTGCTCGACAGCAAGGGCGTGGCGTATGACGAGATCTACGCCCCCAACGGATCCGAGGCGCGCCGCCAGGCGACCACGCGATCGGGTGGGCGGACCACGGTCCCGCAGGTGTTCATCGACGGCCAGGCGGTCGGTGGGTCGGACGACCTGCACGCACTGGACCGAGCCGGCAAGCTGGACGCGCTGCTCGGCGCGTGACGATGCCCCTGGCACTCTCCGGCCGGGAGTGCCAAGTCTGTGACGACAGGCCAGCGGCATCGCGCCTGCGCCGGGGATGATGGAGAGATGATCCACTACCATTTGCGCTGCACCAGCACCGCGGAGGAGCACGCCTTCGACGGCTGGTACCGCGACAGCGCCGCCTTCGAATCCCTGGCCAAGGCCGGGCTGGTGGACTGCCCGGTCTGCGGCGGGACCAAGGTGCAGCGCGCGTTGATGGCCCCGGCCATCCCGAAGAAGGGCCGCCCGGCGCGCAATGCCGTGGTGCCGGCGCCGGCGCCTGAAGCGCCCGTCCCCGCGCCCATGCCCCAAGCCGCCCCCGCGGCCGCGGCCGGCCCGCTGCCCGACCAGGTCCGCGCCATGTTGCAGAAGCTGCGCGCCGAGGTGGAGCGCAACTGCGACTACGTCGGAGCCGACTTCGCCGAGGAAGCGCGGCGGATGCACAACGGCGAATCTGAACGCCGCGGCATCTTCGGCGAGGCGAGCGAGGCCGAGGCGGAGGCGCTGCGCGAGGACGGGATCGAGGTCGCGCGCATTCCGTGGGTGCCGCCCGCGGACGCGTGAGCGCTCGTTTGACGATCACCGAGTGACCGAGCGGAGCGACACCTTCGAGCGCGTGCGCGGCTTTCTGGCGCGCCACACGGTCGCGCGGGCGGAAGGAGGTGGTTCGTGACGGAACGCGCGCTGCCGAAGCCGGCGCCGTCGAGAACCGCCCGTGCGGTCGCGGCGAGCTTCACCGCGGCTTGGCTCCTGGTGACGTCGGCGCCGGCGGTCTCCGGCCAGCGCAGCGAACCTGAGTCTCGGGCGTCTGCCGGCCTGCCCATCGAGAACGCCGCCGAGCGCGACCGCACAACCACGGTGCGTACCGAACCGTGGCCGCTGCGCCCGGACCCGAGGCCGGAAGCGGGCGGGGCAGGCTGCCCTGCCGACGCACACTACATGCTCCTCATCGGCGGCCTTGCGCTGCGTCTCGGGCCGGGACGCGGCTTCAGCTCCGCCGCTCCGGTGGAGCGCCGGTGGCCCACCTGGATATCAGACCTCCCGCGCTGCGGCGACGGACGCAGTATCGAGGTGCGGTGGCTGTACTTTAACCTTGCCTCCTTCACCTCCCTGCCGCGGGATTGCTGGGCCGCGGGCGTCCCGCCCGGCCCCGATGGACCCGCCTGCGCGGCTACGCCCGAGGGGCTGCGGGCTGGGCTGCAATACTTCGTTCGCGGGCTGCCAACCGACATCACCTTGACCGCGCAGACGGCGAGCGCCGCCAGCTCAAGCGAGGAGATCCTCTCCCGCGGTCTGACCATCGCACGGCGGACCCCGCTCGGGCACGAGGCGTTGATCTCGCCGTTCCCAAGCGGCGAGCCTTTCGGCCGGGTGATCTATCGCCTGCCGCGCCTCGGCGAAGGCGCCGAGGCGCTCGGGCCGCTGCTCGTCGAGTGTCACACCGCCCGCTCGCCGAACCCGACACCGCCGGAGCGGATTCAGTCGCCGCATACTTGCGAGGTCAATTTCCACCTGTCCCACGCAGGCGTGGCGGTCAACTACCGCTTTCCGCGCGAGATCTTCGACGAGCCGGACTGGCAGGCGCTCGATCTCCGGGTGCGCCACTGGATCCAGGAGCGCACGGCAGTGGCGCCGCATCGCTAGGTGTTCAGCCCCGCCGCGCCATCACCATGTAGTTCACGCCCACGTCGCGGCTGGCCCGCCAGCGGCCGGACAGCGGCTCCATGACCATGCCGGTGATGTCCTTCACCTCCATCCCGGCCCGGCGCAGCCCCGCGCCGAGTTCGCCCGGGGTGACGAACATCCGCCAGTCATGCGTGCCGACCGGCAGCAGGTGCAGTAGGTACTCCGCGCCGACCTTCGCCATCAGGAAGGCGCGCGGCGTACGGTTTAGCGTGGACAGGAACACCGGCGCGCCGGGCTTCGCCGCGCGGGCGAGGGCGGCCAGGAACGTGTCCCGGTCGGCGACGTGCTCGATGACTTCCAGGGCGATGACCGCATCGAAAGTTTCGCCCTCGGGCAGGTCCTCGGGCAGGCCTTCGCGATAGGCGATGTCGAGGCCAGCCGCCGCCGCATGGGCGCGAGCGGCCTCCAGCGCCTCCCCGGCGGCATCGAGGCCGGTGACGCGGGCGCCGCGCCGGGCCAGCGCCTCCGACGCCAGCCCCGCGCCGCAGCCGACATCCAGGACCGTCAGCCCCGCCAGCGCATCCGGCGCGGCCGGGTCCCGCCCGTGCAGCCGGGCGACGCGTTCCGAGATCCAGCCCGTGCGCAGCGGGTTCATCCGGTGCAGCGGCTTCATCGGCCCGTTGGGGTCCCACCAGCGGGCGGCGAGCGCGTCGAACTTCGCAACCTCGGCGCCGATTTTCGTGCCGGCAGTCGGCATATTCGGGGTCCCTTTCGCATCCGGGCGGGTTGCGTGGCACCCGGGCCATCGGTATCTGTCCCGCCCCGCCGCCCGGCGCAACTGCCGGGGTGCCATTCTCCCGCCCGGCCCCAGGATCCGCACACCGCCGATGGCCCGTATCGTCATGAAGTTCGGCGGCACTTCCGTCGCCGACCTCGACCGCATCCGCAACGTCGCCGCCCGCGTGAAGCGGGAGGTCGATGCCGGCCACCAGGTCGCCGTGGTGGTCTCGGCCATGTCGGGCGTCACGAACCAGTTGGTGAAGTGGTGCCAGGAGCTGTCGCCGCTGCACGATGCGCGGGAATACGACACCGTGGTCGCGACCGGGGAGCAGGTTACGACCGGCCTCACCGCGATCGCCCTGCAGACCATCGGGGTCGAGGCACGGTCGTGGCAGGGCTGGCAGGTGCCGATCGTGACCGACCAGGCGCATGGCAAGGCGC from Roseomonas fluvialis encodes the following:
- the purB gene encoding adenylosuccinate lyase, which produces MVPRYSRPQMEAIWSPAARYRIWFEIEALAAEAMAGLGTIPQQAAQDIRDRGAPRAAAIGEAEVARIDEIERVTRHDVIAFLTFMAEGIGENARFMHQGMTSSDVLDTCLAVQMTRAADLLIADIDAVLAALRMRAMEHRMTPTVGRSHGIHAEPTTFGLKLAGHYAEFARGRERLVAARAEVATCAISGPVGTFASVDPRVEAFVAERLGLSVEPVSTQVIPRDRHAAFFCALAIVASAIERLATEVRHLQRSEVREAEEFFHPGQKGSSAMPHKRNPVLSENLTGLARLVRGYVTPALENVALWHERDISHSSVERVIAPDATIALDFALMRLAGMMEKLTIYPQRMQANLDALGGVVHSQKVLLALTQAGMSREDAYAAVQRAAMATWQALGSPGGRDFRANLLADSEVTRWLDAGAIDAAMDPQRDFRHVDTVFARVFGAA
- a CDS encoding S1C family serine protease; protein product: MRSTPLAIALASLLAAVPVAAQKPSGSLGNLPPPQQPAPQLQRPGPQVALPRDKPPPLGGPARPPAFGQPGPGLPQPGFGLPGPGFGQPQQPPPGQMAALPRNKPPPLGATGPGQAAAPGQGGAPPAQRRQVSSGTGFVVAPRQIMTNQHVVDGCTAMTARLPGGQEIAATVIAADTQRDLALLRTDADAGPVLPFRRAAEMRRGESVVTYGFPLAGLLSSGPTLTTGDVSALAGLGDNARQIQISAPVQQGNSGGPLLDLRGHVVGVIVSKLNAQRIAQATGDIPQNVNFAVKHTEAVDFMREHGVQPQLEETGTMRTAAEIGELAHASTLFLRCLR
- the radC gene encoding RadC family protein, whose protein sequence is MPGLLTMMDPPEEVPGHLGHRARMREKLLGAGPDALLDHELLEMVLFLALPRRDTKPIARALLARFGSFANAIAAPLHELREVEGLGEAGAAALRTVQAAALRLVRAEVMDRPVLNNWDRLLEYLTAALTRERVEQFRVLFLDTRNRLIADEAQARGTVNHTPVYPREVVKRALELQATALILVHNHPSGDPTPSRADLDMTQEIKAAAGSLGIVLHDHLVVGNGRHLSFRREGLL
- the map gene encoding type I methionyl aminopeptidase, producing MEQQGGDSRRITIHGPADFEGMRKAGRLAALTLDMIAEHVRPGVTTGEIDQLCHDFMVAHGAVPATLGYRGYTKSSCTSVNHVVCHGIPGDRVLADGDIVNIDVTAILDGWYGDTSRMFVAGTPSTKARLLMDVTYEAMMKGIAAIKPGATLGDIGHAIQVLVERHRFSVVRDFCGHGIGRHFHAPPNVLHFGRPGEGPKLRAGMFFTVEPMVNAGRPEVKILDDGWTAVTRDRSLSAQFEHMIGVTETGVEIFTLSPAGLHRPYTAG
- a CDS encoding methyltransferase domain-containing protein → MSDPAQVFDRALVRRRRDRAAATVQRVEPILGEAADRLLDRLDDTTHRFTRALDLGGRGVVAPRLAARGIPFVVSADLSARMASGAGGLPVAADEEWLPFSEGSFDLVVACLSLHWVNDLPGALVQIRRALARDGLFLAALPGLPTLHELRGALAEAELDLRGGLSPRVSPFPDLRDGAGLLQRAGFALPVADAEAIDLRYRSPFALLADLRAAGEGNAVLARDGRIPPRALFPMAAARLGADAPATLRLLMLTGWGPASTQSKPARPGSATARLADALGTVEHRAGDKAGSRP
- a CDS encoding rhodanese-like domain-containing protein, yielding MAKQIDAATLKRLIGEGRERAILDAREEGEFGGSHLFWAIPCPLSKMEFRARLLLPRRETPVVCVDGGEGYAARLAAYLEGIGCTDVAVLEGGTPGWAAAGYVVFSGVNVPSKAFGEWVEHRYETPSVDPGELKAMMDSGLDMVVLDSRPIDEFRRMTIPTAVNVPGGELVYRIGEFVTRPETTIVVNCAGRTRSILGAESLRSAGVPNKVVALRNGTMGWELAGFTCDRGRTDRYPERDPAGLKDAFARADRFARKHGVSFATRAEFEAMRADGSRTTYLLDVRDPAEFAAGHMIGSRSAPGGQLVQATDQWVAVRGARIVLVDDTGVRARMTGGWLRQLGGWEVVVLTDGLSGRREEGAWATECPEAKAIQVPHISPAELAALAAEGAAQVVDLARSIDFRDGHVPGALWGIRTRLDRLAPRLTGDRQVVVAAPEDAQARLAAAELRGFARAPVKVLAGGTRAWKEAGFPMAADRRNPEDADCVDFYLRPYDRNEGVEEAMHAYLSWEIDLVHEVAKDGDAPFGAWP
- a CDS encoding ComF family protein; translation: MTALRRLQGGLRRASGRVLDVLLPPRCLACEGEVAEQGTLCAACFTGLSPITAPFCAHCGVPFTHAERAVLCPRCEVRPPAFATARAALRYDAGAKKLILPFKHADRTDLAWPLARQMARAGAELLARADLVVPVPAHWRRLLGRRYDQAALLARALGRIADRPVAPDLLRRARRTPPLADKGAAERAVTVQGAFALARDGAARVHGRRVLLVDDVVTSGATAEACALVLLEAGAVAVEVLAAARVPDPRLRDA
- the grxC gene encoding glutaredoxin 3, which encodes MAKVEIFTTDFCPYCARAKALLDSKGVAYDEIYAPNGSEARRQATTRSGGRTTVPQVFIDGQAVGGSDDLHALDRAGKLDALLGA
- a CDS encoding DUF1178 family protein, which translates into the protein MIHYHLRCTSTAEEHAFDGWYRDSAAFESLAKAGLVDCPVCGGTKVQRALMAPAIPKKGRPARNAVVPAPAPEAPVPAPMPQAAPAAAAGPLPDQVRAMLQKLRAEVERNCDYVGADFAEEARRMHNGESERRGIFGEASEAEAEALREDGIEVARIPWVPPADA